Below is a window of Magnetococcales bacterium DNA.
GGTTGGCATCGCCGACGCGGGGAAAGGCGATGCAGCCATCGGCCAGGCAGCGGCTGGCGTTGTCGGCGTCGAGGTCGGAGCCGACGGGGTGGTGTCCCGCCTCGCGTATGGCCTTGAGGATCCAGGCGGAGGTGGCGCTGCCCGAGGCTTCGGTGAGAATGCGCAGGCCGACGGCCATGGTTCAAAGCACCAGATAGGCGATGTTGGGGTCGAAGGGAAACTTCCTCAAGGCCACGCTGCCCACGCTGCCGCCGAGGCTTTCCACCAGAGCCATGGTTTCGCCGGGCCAGTGGGGGTTGTTGATTTCGTCGAAGGCCACGATGGCCCCTTTGGGCATGCGCGGCAGGAAGGTTTTCAGGGCCACGCGGGTGGGCTCGTAGAGGTCGAAGTCGAGGAACAGCAGGGCCACCAGCAGGTGGGGGTTGTTTTCCAGGTAGGCGGGAATGGTTTGCAGGGCGTCGCCTTTGACCAGTTCCACTTTGGGGAATTGATTGAGGAAGCGGTTGGCGTCGAAGTCGGCCACGCACTCTTTCAGCTCTTCGTAGCAGTCGTGGACCGGGGCGAAGAAGCCGGGACGCAGGCCGTCGTGTTGGCGGGCGGTCTCCTGGTCTTTGGCGTGAAGGCCGGGGAAACCTTCGAAGGTGTCGAAGCCGATGACGCGGCGGTGCAGGGCCATGGGTTCGAGGCCGGCGGAGAGTTTGGCCCAGGCCATCAGGCCGCCGCCCTG
It encodes the following:
- a CDS encoding class I SAM-dependent methyltransferase translates to MTTPHLFDRYPYETSVKLDNFEKFVRRQALTRFLVRYELFRQILEVKGSILECGVHQGGGLMAWAKLSAGLEPMALHRRVIGFDTFEGFPGLHAKDQETARQHDGLRPGFFAPVHDCYEELKECVADFDANRFLNQFPKVELVKGDALQTIPAYLENNPHLLVALLFLDFDLYEPTRVALKTFLPRMPKGAIVAFDEINNPHWPGETMALVESLGGSVGSVALRKFPFDPNIAYLVL